The following are encoded in a window of Candidatus Nitrosotalea sinensis genomic DNA:
- a CDS encoding pantoate kinase, whose product MQAVAFAPGHITGFFKAEVGPKDPEHKGSIGAGFCIKEGVTTKVKITSSDRPEFKITVSGYKSDNTQVSEFVVREFFKIVKENYFLDIEHKTTIPVGYGLGSSGAVALSLAFALNKALGTNLSRTKIGQIAHNAEIHCKTGLGTVLSSYHGGFEIRTKHGAPGIGSLQKIHTDYSAIVICFSPISTKQFIKSELSKINGLGGKMVTRLLESRDQMEFLDMSLEFAKYVHVITPKMQQVIDDLAHHGFKSGVAMFGETIFTLVPKSKESQVVRILEKYNAMVIKTEIDKSGARVS is encoded by the coding sequence ATGCAGGCAGTAGCCTTTGCGCCAGGACACATAACAGGATTTTTCAAGGCAGAAGTGGGCCCAAAAGATCCAGAGCACAAGGGGTCAATTGGTGCAGGATTTTGCATTAAGGAAGGGGTTACCACGAAGGTAAAAATAACTAGTTCTGACAGGCCTGAATTCAAGATAACAGTATCAGGGTACAAATCAGACAATACTCAGGTTTCCGAATTTGTAGTAAGGGAATTTTTCAAGATTGTAAAGGAGAATTATTTTTTGGACATTGAACACAAGACCACCATACCGGTTGGATATGGATTGGGTTCCAGTGGAGCTGTTGCATTGAGTTTGGCGTTTGCCCTAAATAAGGCACTTGGAACCAACTTGTCCAGGACAAAGATAGGACAGATTGCACACAATGCAGAGATTCATTGCAAGACAGGACTTGGTACTGTATTATCATCATATCATGGAGGATTTGAGATAAGAACAAAGCATGGGGCCCCTGGAATTGGAAGTTTGCAAAAAATTCATACAGACTATTCTGCCATAGTGATTTGCTTTTCACCGATATCTACAAAGCAGTTCATCAAGAGTGAACTTTCAAAAATAAATGGATTGGGTGGAAAGATGGTTACTAGATTGCTAGAATCAAGGGACCAAATGGAATTTTTAGACATGTCACTAGAATTTGCAAAATATGTGCATGTAATCACCCCAAAGATGCAGCAGGTAATTGATGATTTGGCACATCATGGATTCAAATCAGGAGTTGCAATGTTTGGGGAGACAATATTTACACTTGTTCCAAAATCTAAAGAATCTCAGGTTGTTAGGATTTTGGAAAAATACAACGCTATGGTAATCAAGACAGAGATAGACAAGAGCGGAGCTAGAGTTTCCTAG
- a CDS encoding phosphate signaling complex PhoU family protein, which yields MTKFIRRLQRIGSSILVSLPIEWVEANKLEKSDEVEIETGANSISITPTGGSKPPNEIVIEYPVSKQENISAYVTGAYLLGYDVIKIKGRSTISGEDREKIRGLMRRLVGMEIVEEDSSNVNVQFLLDATTLSPDKILKRMSSIVHGMFRDTISCLASDDKSVLQTMSSRDDEIDRQYFLLVRLIRSAMVDKKLATALNLGNIDILDYRVAANLLESAGDVITDLAHSISDLLISKSDAKKLYDIASEIEDVHEKSITSFIENNRKLAIEAITLHRNYQKKISGLGSLLDPKKQGSVQLLNLVFTFEKLSRCWADVADLVKPVYTES from the coding sequence TTGACTAAATTTATTCGACGCCTGCAGAGAATAGGAAGCAGCATCTTGGTATCACTTCCAATAGAGTGGGTAGAGGCAAACAAGCTTGAAAAAAGTGACGAGGTAGAAATTGAGACCGGTGCTAACAGCATTTCAATTACACCAACAGGCGGAAGCAAGCCCCCAAATGAAATTGTAATAGAATATCCAGTATCAAAGCAAGAAAACATTAGTGCCTATGTTACAGGTGCATATCTTCTTGGATATGACGTCATCAAGATAAAGGGACGATCCACAATATCTGGAGAAGACAGAGAAAAAATTCGCGGACTGATGCGAAGACTTGTCGGCATGGAAATTGTGGAAGAGGATTCATCAAATGTCAATGTTCAGTTCCTGCTTGATGCAACGACACTAAGCCCTGATAAAATACTAAAAAGAATGAGCTCCATTGTTCACGGAATGTTTCGCGATACAATATCTTGTCTTGCATCTGATGACAAGTCCGTATTGCAAACAATGTCCAGCAGAGATGACGAAATAGACAGACAATATTTCTTGCTTGTGCGATTGATTCGAAGCGCAATGGTAGACAAGAAGCTTGCAACTGCACTAAACTTAGGAAACATTGACATCCTAGATTACAGGGTTGCAGCAAACTTGCTCGAGTCTGCAGGTGATGTCATTACCGATCTTGCTCATTCCATATCTGATCTTTTGATATCAAAGTCTGATGCAAAAAAACTATACGATATTGCATCCGAGATTGAAGATGTACACGAAAAATCAATTACCTCCTTTATTGAAAACAATAGAAAACTTGCAATAGAGGCAATTACACTGCACCGAAACTATCAAAAAAAGATCTCAGGACTGGGCTCTTTGCTTGACCCAAAAAAACAAGGCTCTGTCCAGTTGTTAAATTTGGTATTTACATTTGAAAAGCTGTCAAGATGCTGGGCAGACGTGGCAGACCTAGTCAAGCCAGTATACACCGAGTCGTAG
- a CDS encoding beta-CASP ribonuclease aCPSF1: MQRKQAQREVSPAQNIMATILQSIPKEADVTKIDYEGPRIAIYTKNPKYLMEHNEVISNMVNVIKKRIVVRTEESIRKNEEESRQILTQMLPKEAELGGTFFDTATGEMTVDVKRPWLLNNTDAFNMPELVSKTGWRVRIRKATASQSATIQTINYNLKISSSERSKHLRQVGEQIFRPKLSEDAEVSLMTLGGFSQVGRSCMLLTTHESKVLIDCGLNPGAKNPIEAYPRLDWPNITLDEIDAVVISHAHLDHTGFLPVLNKYGYKGPIYCTEPTLPMMNLIQLDAIKVAAAQGRVPLYSERDVKQVMKQTIPLSYGTVTDISPDIKLVFSNAGHILGSASCHFHIGNGNHNFVYTGDLKYGKSMLFESASWNFPRVETLLIESTYGAKEDIQASREEVESIFIKSVNETLRNGGKVLIPIPAVGRAQELMMVIDQYMKMGQLMEAPVFTEGMISEATAIHESYPEYLARDLRQKILETDDNPFASEYFTNIEHADAREEPLREGPAIIMATSGMLEGGPVLEYFKNIAPVQKNKILFVSYQVNGTLGRRVLDGSRQVSVVGKDGKIEVININCSTEKLDGFSGHSDYNQLMSYIHRLRPKLRRVIVNHGERRKSENLASSVHRMFRIPTICPNVQEGIRLL; the protein is encoded by the coding sequence ATGCAAAGAAAACAAGCACAACGCGAAGTATCTCCAGCCCAAAACATAATGGCAACCATACTGCAAAGTATTCCAAAAGAAGCAGATGTTACCAAGATAGACTATGAGGGTCCAAGAATTGCAATCTACACCAAGAATCCAAAATATCTCATGGAGCACAACGAAGTAATCTCTAACATGGTAAATGTAATCAAGAAAAGAATTGTAGTAAGAACTGAAGAGTCAATCCGCAAAAATGAAGAAGAATCAAGACAAATTCTTACACAGATGCTTCCAAAGGAAGCAGAACTTGGTGGAACATTCTTTGATACTGCAACTGGAGAGATGACAGTAGATGTCAAGCGCCCATGGCTTCTTAACAACACTGACGCCTTTAACATGCCAGAGCTTGTATCAAAGACAGGCTGGAGGGTACGAATCAGAAAGGCAACTGCAAGCCAGTCTGCAACCATTCAAACTATCAACTATAACCTAAAGATATCATCATCTGAGAGAAGCAAACACCTGCGACAAGTAGGTGAGCAGATATTCCGACCAAAACTATCTGAAGATGCCGAGGTGTCATTGATGACACTTGGTGGCTTTAGCCAGGTAGGAAGATCATGCATGTTGCTTACAACACATGAGAGCAAAGTCCTAATTGACTGTGGCCTCAATCCCGGTGCCAAAAACCCAATAGAGGCATACCCAAGACTTGACTGGCCAAACATCACTCTAGATGAGATAGATGCCGTAGTAATCAGTCACGCACACCTTGACCACACTGGATTTTTGCCTGTCCTTAACAAATATGGCTACAAGGGCCCCATATACTGCACAGAACCTACTTTACCAATGATGAACCTAATCCAACTTGATGCCATAAAGGTGGCAGCAGCACAGGGACGGGTTCCACTATATTCTGAGCGTGACGTCAAGCAGGTCATGAAACAGACCATTCCTCTATCATATGGCACTGTAACAGATATCTCACCTGACATTAAACTGGTATTCTCAAACGCAGGCCACATCTTGGGCTCTGCAAGCTGCCACTTTCACATTGGAAACGGCAACCACAACTTTGTCTATACTGGCGATCTAAAATATGGTAAATCAATGCTATTTGAAAGCGCTTCCTGGAACTTTCCAAGAGTAGAGACCCTACTCATTGAAAGTACCTACGGTGCAAAAGAAGACATCCAAGCATCAAGAGAAGAAGTCGAGTCCATCTTCATAAAATCTGTAAATGAGACACTACGAAACGGCGGAAAGGTACTCATTCCAATTCCTGCAGTCGGTCGTGCACAGGAACTCATGATGGTAATCGATCAATACATGAAGATGGGACAATTGATGGAAGCTCCAGTATTTACAGAAGGAATGATATCTGAAGCTACTGCAATACACGAATCATATCCTGAATATCTAGCACGAGATCTAAGACAAAAGATACTAGAAACTGATGACAATCCATTTGCTTCTGAATATTTCACAAACATAGAGCATGCAGATGCACGAGAAGAGCCATTGCGTGAAGGTCCTGCAATAATCATGGCAACATCCGGTATGCTAGAGGGTGGTCCAGTACTTGAATATTTCAAAAACATTGCACCAGTACAAAAGAACAAAATCTTGTTTGTATCATACCAAGTGAACGGTACACTTGGCAGAAGAGTCCTTGACGGATCAAGACAAGTGTCCGTTGTTGGAAAGGATGGAAAAATTGAAGTAATCAACATAAACTGCTCCACTGAAAAACTAGATGGGTTTAGTGGACACAGTGACTATAACCAACTAATGTCTTACATCCACAGATTAAGACCGAAACTACGACGTGTCATTGTAAACCACGGTGAACGACGCAAATCCGAAAACTTGGCAAGCTCTGTTCACAGAATGTTTAGAATTCCGACAATTTGTCCTAACGTACAAGAAGGAATAAGACTACTTTAG
- the coaBC gene encoding bifunctional phosphopantothenoylcysteine decarboxylase/phosphopantothenate--cysteine ligase CoaBC, with the protein MDIVNSDGTELAGKKIVLCISGSVAAYKAIELARLFMRHGGNVTCVASKAATDLIKPSYFKWATGNEVITKLTGNLEHIKVADYRQSDLIVVYPCTANTLGKLANGIDDTPISTVLSVGLGSKIPIVIALAMHQAMYENPAVVKNIEFLEKKVEFVSPKFIEGKAKAAEPEEILDLVLDRFGSSPALKGKRVLITAGPTIEYIDPVRVITNQSTGKTGVLLGSELVSAGSKVTMIYGPGSEIPPKGAKVIRIKTSSEMSQALQKELKSKYDIVILAAAASDYTPENPSKTKIHSDLLRVSLKLKRVPKMINSVKKMQSGVFLVGFKAETGVSKKELVERAREKLVQASCDLVIANDIGTKRYRENPDYNNVIAVDSKTVRESGWKSKEQVVRFIREQIESRL; encoded by the coding sequence TTGGATATAGTAAATTCAGATGGCACAGAACTTGCTGGAAAAAAAATTGTGTTGTGCATATCAGGAAGCGTTGCTGCATACAAGGCAATTGAGTTGGCAAGGTTGTTTATGCGACATGGTGGAAATGTTACATGTGTTGCAAGCAAGGCGGCAACGGATTTGATAAAGCCGAGCTACTTCAAGTGGGCAACAGGAAATGAGGTGATAACAAAACTTACTGGAAACCTTGAGCACATCAAGGTTGCAGACTATAGGCAATCAGACTTGATTGTTGTGTATCCGTGCACTGCAAATACCTTGGGCAAGCTTGCAAATGGGATTGATGATACTCCAATCTCTACGGTGCTAAGTGTGGGGCTTGGTTCCAAGATTCCAATTGTGATAGCACTTGCAATGCATCAGGCAATGTATGAGAATCCTGCAGTTGTCAAAAATATTGAATTTTTGGAAAAAAAGGTAGAGTTTGTATCTCCAAAATTCATAGAGGGCAAAGCAAAGGCTGCAGAGCCTGAAGAGATACTGGATCTGGTACTTGACAGGTTTGGCTCATCACCTGCACTCAAGGGCAAAAGGGTGCTTATTACTGCAGGGCCTACCATAGAGTATATTGATCCTGTGAGGGTCATAACAAATCAGAGTACAGGCAAGACTGGAGTATTGCTTGGTTCAGAGCTTGTCTCTGCAGGGTCCAAAGTTACTATGATTTACGGTCCAGGGTCTGAGATTCCTCCAAAGGGTGCCAAGGTGATACGCATCAAAACAAGCTCTGAGATGAGCCAGGCGTTGCAAAAGGAGCTCAAAAGTAAATACGATATTGTAATTCTTGCAGCGGCTGCCTCAGACTATACGCCTGAGAATCCAAGCAAGACAAAGATTCACAGTGACTTGCTTAGGGTATCTTTGAAGCTAAAAAGAGTTCCAAAGATGATAAACAGTGTGAAAAAGATGCAGAGTGGGGTGTTTCTTGTTGGATTCAAGGCAGAGACTGGAGTATCCAAGAAAGAATTGGTGGAAAGGGCACGGGAAAAATTAGTGCAGGCAAGCTGCGATCTTGTAATTGCAAATGACATTGGTACCAAAAGATACAGAGAAAATCCAGATTATAATAATGTCATAGCTGTTGATTCAAAGACTGTAAGAGAATCTGGATGGAAAAGCAAAGAGCAGGTTGTTAGATTTATCAGAGAACAGATAGAAAGTAGATTGTAG
- the sepF gene encoding cell division protein SepF — MQTQKAPTYLKAITLRDYSDIHGVKEDIKKGMILVLRVTPLAQKNVDELRKAVEEIYSIAKNADADIARLGEERIIVTPSGVKIWRAEYDLK, encoded by the coding sequence ATGCAGACGCAAAAGGCTCCCACTTACCTTAAGGCAATTACTTTGAGGGATTATAGTGACATACATGGGGTAAAAGAGGACATCAAAAAGGGAATGATCCTGGTACTTAGGGTAACCCCGCTTGCACAGAAAAATGTGGATGAGCTAAGAAAGGCAGTAGAAGAAATTTACAGCATTGCAAAAAATGCAGATGCTGACATTGCAAGGCTTGGAGAAGAGAGAATAATTGTCACTCCGTCCGGAGTAAAGATCTGGAGAGCCGAGTACGATCTAAAGTAG
- a CDS encoding AsnC family transcriptional regulator, giving the protein MDKLDIQILSQLLNNCRKPDRQIGSEIGISGVAVKSRIQKMIDKKIIQEFALKIEPHVLGYSVLYFVVTGKDSDDILDKIRLVGEPFFVVPCVGGITVCSIVVKEDPSKKMEHAKNLLRDVRVLSIFEAKNPEIRSDLTKTDIEIIDILLKDPRQKIEEIARQSGFSTKTVARSLEKLQNDEAIQFTAIYNPKEMGDVIPFAILVGVRGDVKRTLARLDKEFSGSFLQNPFVHMNQIVLFMHTDNIYKMDDTSDRVSDIDGIDSIDLFIPKKATFLHKWVHDAIIQAKKSKRLHLAPEIHS; this is encoded by the coding sequence GTGGACAAATTAGACATACAGATTTTATCACAGCTTCTTAACAACTGCAGAAAACCTGATAGGCAGATTGGCTCGGAGATTGGCATTTCAGGTGTTGCGGTAAAGTCAAGAATTCAAAAGATGATTGATAAAAAAATAATCCAGGAATTTGCGTTAAAGATAGAGCCCCATGTTTTGGGATATAGTGTACTGTACTTTGTTGTTACAGGAAAAGACTCTGATGACATACTTGATAAAATTAGATTGGTAGGAGAGCCGTTTTTTGTTGTTCCATGTGTGGGTGGAATAACTGTATGCAGCATAGTTGTAAAAGAAGATCCTTCAAAAAAGATGGAGCATGCAAAAAACTTGTTGCGTGATGTTAGGGTGTTGAGCATATTTGAAGCAAAAAATCCGGAGATACGATCTGACTTGACAAAGACAGACATTGAGATAATTGATATTTTATTAAAAGATCCTCGCCAGAAAATTGAAGAGATTGCAAGACAGTCTGGATTTTCTACAAAGACTGTTGCAAGGTCACTTGAAAAACTGCAAAATGATGAAGCAATCCAGTTTACTGCAATATACAATCCAAAAGAGATGGGAGATGTTATTCCATTTGCAATACTTGTTGGGGTAAGAGGAGATGTAAAAAGAACATTAGCAAGGCTTGACAAGGAATTTTCTGGATCATTTTTGCAAAATCCGTTTGTGCACATGAACCAGATTGTATTGTTTATGCATACAGACAATATCTACAAGATGGATGATACATCAGACCGTGTAAGCGATATAGATGGCATAGATTCGATAGACTTGTTCATACCAAAAAAGGCCACATTTTTACACAAGTGGGTCCATGATGCAATAATACAGGCTAAAAAATCAAAGAGGTTGCACTTAGCACCTGAGATACATTCATAA
- a CDS encoding M24 family metallopeptidase — translation MNQRRKNLLKYCNNMGCDTLVAFEPENLFYMTGFWGEAVGILDKNGCTIVSPELEMGRAKDESVGCEVVKSERGKGSLATLSKMLKGQVCTDSDSYNIVESLKRSVPGIKSSTDPFYRAREVKDAQEISVLKKASSILDEMYEMCVDVMMIGQTEAQLQTILMQYAMERGMFATGYKSTLNPLIIAGGPNGSLPHAQVTDRKFKNGDMVVVDLTLRYKGYVSDATRTFGLGSVSSEAKKVYEIVRESQEAGLEAVKPNVSCKSVDDACRKVIDKKKYGKYFIHSTGHGIGLEVHELPNLGPSSTTALSKNMAVTVEPGIYIPNKFGVRIEDSVIVGNKVDVMHKFTKELVVI, via the coding sequence TTGAATCAAAGAAGAAAGAATCTTCTAAAATATTGCAATAATATGGGATGTGACACACTAGTCGCATTTGAGCCTGAAAATCTATTTTACATGACCGGGTTCTGGGGTGAAGCAGTAGGCATATTGGACAAAAATGGCTGTACCATAGTCTCTCCGGAACTTGAGATGGGCAGAGCCAAGGACGAATCTGTCGGTTGTGAAGTGGTAAAATCTGAGCGCGGCAAGGGCTCTCTTGCAACACTTTCTAAGATGCTCAAGGGCCAAGTCTGCACAGACAGTGACAGTTACAATATAGTTGAAAGCCTAAAGAGGTCTGTTCCTGGAATAAAATCCTCAACAGATCCGTTTTACCGTGCAAGGGAAGTAAAAGATGCACAAGAAATCTCTGTACTCAAAAAAGCATCCTCTATACTTGATGAAATGTACGAGATGTGCGTTGATGTAATGATGATAGGCCAGACAGAGGCACAGCTACAAACTATACTGATGCAGTATGCAATGGAGCGCGGCATGTTTGCAACTGGATACAAGTCAACTCTAAATCCATTGATTATAGCTGGCGGTCCAAACGGCTCTTTGCCGCATGCCCAAGTAACTGACAGGAAATTCAAAAATGGAGACATGGTTGTAGTGGATTTGACATTACGGTACAAGGGATATGTGTCTGATGCCACACGAACATTTGGTCTTGGATCTGTTTCATCAGAAGCAAAAAAAGTCTATGAAATTGTACGGGAATCACAAGAAGCTGGACTAGAAGCAGTAAAACCAAATGTTTCCTGCAAGTCTGTTGATGATGCATGCAGAAAAGTAATTGACAAGAAAAAATACGGAAAATACTTTATCCACTCAACAGGCCACGGCATAGGTCTTGAGGTGCATGAGTTGCCAAACCTTGGTCCGTCAAGTACTACTGCACTATCAAAGAACATGGCAGTAACAGTAGAGCCTGGAATATACATTCCAAACAAGTTTGGAGTGCGCATTGAAGATTCAGTCATAGTTGGCAACAAGGTTGACGTAATGCACAAGTTTACAAAAGAACTGGTTGTAATCTAA
- a CDS encoding NUDIX hydrolase: MRKNIFKGRVLSLSLYTIPVNKRKVTREVIEHPGAAAILAIEDGKVLLVRQHRFPHGYVLEIPAGTLEKGEKPLKCAHRELREETGHTAKKMVPLIKYYPSIGYNTEIIHCYLASGLKKAGDLQLDHDEIMSVVKMDFAKVVKLILSGKITDSKTICAVLAYKTKSRK; the protein is encoded by the coding sequence ATGCGTAAAAATATCTTCAAGGGTCGAGTGTTGTCACTTAGCTTGTATACAATACCTGTAAACAAGCGTAAAGTTACGCGTGAAGTAATAGAGCACCCTGGTGCTGCTGCAATTCTTGCTATAGAAGATGGCAAGGTTTTGCTTGTAAGACAGCATAGGTTTCCTCACGGGTATGTGCTTGAGATACCAGCAGGTACGCTGGAAAAGGGTGAAAAGCCGTTAAAGTGTGCACACAGGGAACTTCGCGAAGAGACAGGACATACTGCAAAAAAGATGGTTCCGCTGATAAAGTACTATCCGTCTATTGGGTACAACACAGAGATTATTCATTGCTATTTGGCATCGGGATTGAAAAAAGCAGGGGACCTTCAGCTTGATCATGATGAGATAATGTCAGTTGTAAAGATGGATTTTGCCAAAGTTGTAAAGCTAATTTTGTCAGGAAAAATTACAGATTCCAAGACAATTTGTGCAGTTCTTGCATACAAGACAAAATCAAGAAAATAA
- the panB gene encoding 3-methyl-2-oxobutanoate hydroxymethyltransferase: MPKSVRDILSMKNSKKITVITAYDYTTSQLCDKAGVDMLLVGDSAGMVMLGYDNTIPVTMDQMCMFTEAVARGRQNALVVADMPFMSYQASRSQAIENAGRLVKAGADAVKLEGGTEIRDTIHGIVEIGIPVMGHIGFQPQTTTLQEGYKVQAKTKDSALRLVESAKSLEDAGAFSIVLEMVTREASKIISESISIPTIGIGSGPDCDGQVLVVHDMLGLYEKIKPKFAKRYLELSSDIIHAVESYRNDVVSGKFPGTEHCFSMDKSELERLKKEVD; this comes from the coding sequence ATGCCTAAATCAGTACGAGATATTCTTTCCATGAAAAATTCGAAAAAAATTACTGTAATTACTGCATATGACTATACCACATCACAGCTTTGTGACAAGGCAGGAGTGGACATGCTATTGGTTGGAGATAGTGCAGGTATGGTCATGTTAGGATATGACAATACGATTCCAGTGACAATGGATCAGATGTGTATGTTTACCGAAGCTGTTGCAAGAGGTAGGCAAAATGCGCTGGTTGTTGCAGATATGCCGTTCATGTCGTACCAGGCAAGCAGGTCCCAGGCAATTGAAAATGCTGGGAGATTGGTAAAGGCAGGGGCTGATGCTGTAAAACTAGAGGGTGGTACTGAGATTAGAGATACTATACATGGAATAGTTGAGATTGGCATACCTGTAATGGGCCACATTGGGTTTCAGCCCCAGACTACAACTCTCCAAGAGGGCTACAAGGTGCAGGCAAAGACCAAGGACTCGGCCCTAAGACTTGTTGAATCTGCAAAATCGCTTGAGGATGCAGGTGCATTTAGCATTGTGCTTGAGATGGTTACAAGAGAAGCATCAAAGATAATTTCAGAATCGATATCAATTCCGACAATTGGGATTGGCTCAGGACCTGACTGTGATGGACAGGTGCTTGTGGTACATGACATGCTTGGTTTGTATGAAAAAATAAAGCCGAAATTTGCAAAGAGGTATCTGGAATTGTCTTCTGATATTATACATGCCGTGGAATCATACAGAAATGATGTTGTGTCAGGCAAGTTTCCTGGGACAGAACATTGTTTTTCCATGGATAAATCTGAACTTGAAAGGTTGAAAAAAGAAGTTGATTGA
- a CDS encoding tRNA (5-methylaminomethyl-2-thiouridylate)-methyltransferase translates to MLERLDIGNSPFGFVEEKKKIVALLSGGLDSRLAVKMMQNQGFDVTAVAIKTPFCDFDCGRGCGFEIRETADSLGVDLKTVYLGDDYIEMLKHPKHGFGSGMNPCIDCRSMMFKAGKKVMDDIGAEFIISGEVLGQRPMSQFAPALKTIEKESGMEGIIVRPLSAGLLPPTKPEMDGIIKRENLGMIRGRSRKEQLKMAKEFGFDNPPNAGGGCLLTDPKFALRAKDLFQHVETPSTNDIDLLKIGRHFRFDKNTKLIVGRHKDENEMIKALALPGDTLFEAKDHVGPVSILRGDDSEKNQKLAASITLRYSDAPKDAQNIVIVEKNEVKSEIPAGFVPEQEYLQYRI, encoded by the coding sequence TTGCTGGAACGTTTAGATATTGGAAACAGTCCCTTTGGTTTTGTGGAAGAGAAGAAGAAAATTGTAGCATTATTGTCAGGTGGACTTGATAGTAGACTAGCTGTCAAGATGATGCAGAATCAAGGATTTGATGTTACGGCTGTTGCCATCAAGACTCCGTTTTGTGATTTTGATTGCGGTAGAGGTTGCGGTTTTGAAATAAGGGAGACTGCAGATTCTCTTGGAGTGGATCTCAAAACTGTATACCTAGGTGATGATTATATCGAGATGTTAAAGCATCCAAAGCACGGATTTGGTTCCGGGATGAATCCATGCATTGACTGTCGTTCCATGATGTTCAAGGCAGGAAAAAAAGTGATGGATGACATTGGTGCTGAGTTTATCATATCAGGTGAGGTGCTGGGTCAAAGACCAATGAGTCAGTTTGCACCTGCACTCAAGACAATAGAAAAAGAATCTGGCATGGAAGGAATTATTGTAAGGCCGTTGTCTGCCGGATTGTTACCGCCGACCAAACCAGAGATGGACGGAATAATCAAAAGAGAAAATCTTGGAATGATAAGAGGTAGATCAAGAAAAGAGCAGCTCAAGATGGCAAAGGAATTTGGTTTTGACAATCCGCCAAATGCGGGAGGAGGATGCCTTCTTACGGATCCAAAATTTGCATTGAGGGCAAAAGATCTCTTCCAGCATGTAGAGACACCAAGCACAAATGATATTGATTTGTTAAAAATTGGAAGACATTTTAGATTTGACAAAAATACAAAACTAATAGTTGGTAGACACAAGGATGAAAATGAAATGATAAAGGCGCTTGCGTTGCCGGGAGATACACTATTTGAGGCAAAGGATCATGTGGGTCCGGTATCAATTTTGCGCGGCGATGATTCTGAGAAAAATCAGAAACTAGCTGCATCTATAACTTTGCGATATTCGGATGCACCAAAAGATGCACAGAATATTGTCATTGTAGAAAAAAATGAAGTAAAATCAGAGATTCCTGCTGGCTTTGTGCCAGAGCAAGAATATCTCCAATATAGAATTTAG
- a CDS encoding phosphopantothenate/pantothenate synthetase, whose protein sequence is MIPKSHPRAVSLYIREKLVGGFREGLVVEEGLLAHGRGEMFDYLLGEKTSKVSHEAIRAAAWEMVHAKYPVISVNGNFAALCPKEIVKLSEVTGAKIEVNLFYASEKRKKAIANELKRHGAKEILGVDSKFATRIPKLDSARRIVDKRGIFSADVVLVPLEDGDRTIALKKFGKNVITFDLNPMSRTAQTADITIVDNVIRGMPILIDVCRKISGKKISKKKFDNKKNLAKSIQTIKENLRRMSNA, encoded by the coding sequence TTGATCCCAAAATCACATCCTCGGGCAGTATCGTTGTACATCAGGGAGAAATTGGTGGGAGGATTTAGGGAGGGACTTGTGGTAGAAGAGGGCCTTTTGGCGCATGGGAGAGGTGAGATGTTTGATTATCTACTAGGGGAAAAGACCAGCAAGGTATCCCATGAGGCAATAAGGGCTGCGGCCTGGGAGATGGTGCATGCAAAATATCCAGTCATATCTGTAAATGGCAACTTTGCAGCATTGTGCCCAAAAGAGATTGTCAAGCTGTCAGAGGTTACTGGCGCAAAAATTGAGGTAAATTTGTTTTATGCAAGCGAAAAGCGCAAAAAGGCCATTGCAAATGAGCTCAAAAGACATGGTGCAAAAGAGATACTTGGAGTAGATTCTAAATTTGCAACAAGGATTCCAAAGCTTGACAGTGCAAGAAGGATTGTGGACAAGCGGGGAATATTTTCTGCAGATGTAGTTCTTGTGCCGCTAGAAGATGGGGACAGGACAATTGCATTGAAAAAATTTGGAAAAAATGTCATAACATTTGATTTAAATCCAATGTCTCGCACTGCTCAGACTGCGGATATTACAATTGTGGACAATGTAATTCGGGGAATGCCGATTTTAATTGATGTATGTAGGAAAATTTCAGGGAAAAAAATATCAAAGAAGAAATTTGACAACAAGAAAAACTTGGCAAAGTCAATTCAAACCATAAAGGAAAATCTCAGGAGAATGTCAAATGCCTAA